GCGCCGACAGCGGCTTGACGGTCGTGAGTCGGTCGACGAAGACGCGGTAGCCCTTGTCGGTGGGGATGCGACCGGCGGACGTGTGCGGCTGCGCGATGAACCCGCTCTCCTCGAGCGCGGCCATGTCGTTGCGGATCGTCGCGGACGACACCCCGAGCGCGTGGCGCTCGACCAGTGCCTTCGACCCGACGGGCTCGCTCGTCGAGACGTAGTCCTCGACGATCGCGCGCAGCACGTCCATCCGCCGCTCGTCGCTCATCTCGCCTCCGTCCGTCGCGCTGCGCGTCGCTCGCAGCCGTGCCGCCGTGGTAGCACTCGCCTGGTCCGAGTGCCAATCCTACGCCGCGCCCGTGGGGCACCGCCCGAGCCGTCCGCTCGCACCCTAGGGTGACGGACCGACGGACCGCGACGAGGGAGAGCCAGGGTGATGGATCGCTACGGGTCGGACGTGCTGGGCGGCGGGCGCACCGAGCACCACCGAGGGCCGCGGACGTCCCGGCCGCAGGCCGCCGAGCGCGGGCTCGTCGTCGAGGAGGTCACGACCGGCTGGGTCGGGGCCGTGGTGCGCGTCGAGAAGTCCGGCGGCCAGCACGTCGTCGTGCTCGAGGACCGCAAGGGACGCACGCGCACGTTCCCGCTCGGTCCGGGGTTCTGGGTCGACGGCGAGCCCGTCGAGCTCACCGCGCCCGTCACGTCCACGGCGCCGCGCGCACCCGAGCGCACCGCGTCCGGCTCGCGCGCGGTCCAGGGTGCCAAGGCGCGCGTGGCGCGGGGCAGCCGCATCTGGGTCGAGGGCAAGCACGACGCCGAGCTCGTGGAGAAGGTGTGGGGCGACGACCTGCGCGTCGAGGGCGTCGTCGTCGAGCTGCTCGAGGGCGTGGACCACCTCGTCGAGGCGCTGCGCGAGTTCTCCCCCACGCCGCAGCGGCGCGTGGGCGTGCTCGTCGACCACCTCGTCAGCGGGTCGAAGGAGGCGCGGATCGCCGCCGAGGCGGTGCGCGTGGCACCGCGCGGCACCGTGCTGGTGCTGGGCCACCCGTACGTCGACGTGTGGCAGGCCGTGCGTCCCGCGCGGCTCGGGCTGACCGCGTGGCCGACGATCGAGCGCGGCACCGAGTGGAAGCTCGGCATCCTGCGGGAGCTGGGCTGGCCCGCCGCGGACCAGGCGGACGTCGCGCACGCCTGGAAGCGGATCCTCGGCTCGGTGCGCACGTACGCCGACCTCGAGCCTTCGCTGCTGGGTCGCGTCGAGGAGCTCATCGACTTCGTCACGGCCTGACCGACCCGGGACGCAGGACGGGCTCCCGCGCCGCGCGCGGGAGCCCGTCCTCGTCGAGCCGGGTCAGGCGGCGACGGGCTCGTCGTTCAGGCGGCGGTACACGTACGCCTGCGCGAGCAGGGCGACGGGGACCGTGACGAGCGCACCGACGCCGCAGACGAGACCACCGACGGCGCTCGCGAGCGCGGCGCCGAGGAAGATCAGCACCGCCGGCACGAGGTTGTCCCGGACGAGCTGGAAGCTCGCCTTGAGCGCGTCCACGGCGCCCGTGCCGCGGTCGACCACGTAGTACAGCGTGAACTGCGCGAAGAACGCGACCACGATGCCCGGCAGGTAGCACAGCGCGTAGCCGACCGCGGTGAGCGCCGCGACGAGCAGCGACGCGAGGATCACCGCGGGCAGGTTCTTGAACTTGAAGAACGTGTCGACCGTGAGCGACTCGCCACGGCTGATCCGCAGCGCGCCCTGGATGAAGCCGGCCTGCACGACCGACAGCACGAGCACCGCGACGAGCGAGATCAACGCGCCGGCCAGCAGGACGGCGACGAAGCTCGGACCGGAACCGAAGTGGATCTCCCCGTCGTCGTCGATCGTCGTCTCCGTCGTCCCGAGGAGGACGCCGGAGATCACGAGGTACCACAGGCCGATGAGGATCGCGGACCCGACGACGTAGACGAGGATCGCGATGAGGATCGGGCCGAGGTTCTCGGTGAACTTCTTCCAGCCCCACTTGAAGCCCTCGACCACGTCGACGCTCGAGTCGCCGCCGTAGCCGCCCGGCGCGGGCGGCGGCGGGTACCCACCGGGAGGCGGCGGGTAGGCACCGCCCGGGGGCGGGTAGGCGCCGGCAGGAGGCGGCGGGTACGCACCCTCGGGCGCGGGCGGCGTGGGCTGCTGCGGCCCGGGCGGGACCGGCGTGCTCCCGTCGTCCGGCCGCGGTGTGGTGTCGCTCATGCGTCTCCTTCGACTTCTCGGGCCCGGGGTGGCCCGACGAAAGCGAACCGAAGTGGACCAACCGTGTCAAGGAACCGTGGACGACCTGTGGACGACCGTGAACGACTACCCTGCGACCAGCAGAGTCGCCCCTCTCACCGAACCGGGTGACGCACTGCCAGGACGGACCACACGACGGAGGTACACCGTGAGCACGACACCCCCGAACGGCCAGGGCTGGGACGCGGCTCCGCCGCCGCCCGCGTACGGCGCGGGCCCGCAGCCGCTGCGGCCCGACGAGGAGAAGACGTGGGCGATCCTCGCGCACGTGCTGCCCCTGATCGGCCTCGGCTTCATCGCGCCGCTCGTGATCTGGCTCGTGTTCCGCGGCCGCGGCCCCTACCTGGAGAACCAGGCGAAGGAGTCGCTGAACTTCCAGATCACGCTGCTGATCGCGGTCGTCGTCGGTGCGATCCTCACGATCGTCCTGATCGGCTTCGTCATCCTCGTCGTCGCCGGCATCGGTGCGCTCGTGCTCGAGATCATCGCCGCCGTCGCCGCGAGCCGCTTCGAGTGGTACCGCTACCCGCTCACGATCCGCTTCATCAAGTGACGCGACGCTCGCGGGCGGGCGCTCTCAGGAGCCGAAGCCCGCGAGCGTCCGCACGACGAGGTCCGCGAGCAACCGACCGCGCCGCGTGAGCACCAGCCGCCGCGCCGTCAGGAGCGTCCGACCGTCGAGGAGCCCGTCGGCGACGAGCCCGGCCACCCGGCCCCGCTCGTCGTCGGCGAGCTCGTCGAGCGGCATCCCGTCGGCGAGCCGCACGTGCAGCATGAGCCGCTCGAGCGCCGCCGCCTCGTCGTCGACGACCTCCCGCCCCGCCGCCGGGCTCAAACCCGCGTCCAGGCGGGCCGCGTACGCGCGCGGGTGCTTGACGTTCCACCAGCGCACACCGCCGACGTGCGAGTGCGCGCCGGGACCGACGCCCCACCAGTCGTCGCCCCGCCAGTAGGCAAGGTTGTGCCGGCACGCGTGCTGCGCGCTGCGCGCCCAGTTCGACACCTCGTACCAGCCGAGGCCCGCCTGCGTGAGCAGGTCGTCGGCGAGCTCGTACTTGGCCGCCTGGTCGTCGGCGTCGGGCAGCGTGAGCTCGCCCCGGCGCACCTGCGCGGCCATCTTCGTGCCCTGCTCGACGACGAGCGCGTACGCCGAGACGTGGTCGACGCCCGTGGCGAGCGCCGCCTCGAGGGAGACGCGCCAGTCCTCGAGCGACTCCCCCGGGGTGCCGTAGATCAGGTCGAGCGACACGTCGAGCCCCGCGTCGCGCGCCCAGCGCACCACGGCGGGGATGCGTGCCGGGTCGTGCGTGCGCTCGAGCGTGCGCAGCACGTGCGGGACGGCCGACTGCATGCCGAACGACACGCGCGTGAACCCGCCGGCGGCGAGCGCCGCGAGCGACTCCGGCGTCACGGAGTCGGGGTTCGCCTCGGTGGTCACCTCGGCGTCGTCGGCCAGTCCCCAGGCGTCGTCGACCGCACGCAGCATCGCGACGAGGTCCTCGGGCGGCAGCACCGTCGGGGTGCCGCCGCCGACGAAGACCGTCGAGACCGGCCGCGCGGGCACACCGGCGTCGCGCAGCACCCGCGCACCGAGGGCGACCTCGCGCACCGCGGTCGCGGCGTACGAGACCTGGCTCGCTCCCCCGCCGAGCTCGGTGGCCGTGTACGTGTTGAAGTCGCAGTACCCGCAGCGCACCGTGCAGAACGGCACGTGCAGGTACACGCCGAACGCGCGCTCGTCGGCACCCGCCACGACCGACGCCGGCAGGGCACCGTCGTCGGGGGCGGCGTCGCCGTCGGGCAGGGCCGGGCTCACGGCGCTCCCACCAGCGGGGTCACTTCTTCTTGGCGTCCTTGGGCGCGGCGGCGTCCGACGAGAGCGCGGCGATGAAGGCCTCCTGCGGCACGTCGACCCGACCGATCGTCTTCATGCGCTTCTTGCCCTCCTTCTGCTTCTCGAGGAGCTTGCGCTTGCGGGTGATGTCACCGCCGTAGCACTTGGCCAGGACGTCCTTGCGGATCGCGCGGATCGTCTCGCGCGCGATCACGCGGCTGCCGACTGCCGCCTGGATCGGCACCTCGAACTGCTGGCGCGGGATGAGCTCCTTGAGCTTGGCGGTCATCATCACGCCGTACGAGTACGCCTTGTCCTTGTGCACGATCGCGCTGAACGCGTCGACCTGCTCGCCCTGCAGCAGGATGTCGACCTTCACGAGGTCCGCGACCTGCTCGCCCGAGGGCTCGTAGTCGAGGCTCGCGTAGCCGCGCGTGCGGGACTTCAGCTGGTCGAAGAAGTCGAACACGATCTCCGCGAGCGGCAGCGTGTAACGCATCTCGACGCGGTCCTCGGACAGGTAGTCCATGCCCAGCAGGTCTCCGCGCTTGGACTGGCTGAGCTCCATGATCGCGCCGACGAACTCGCTCGGCGCGAGGATCGTCGCCTTGACGACCGGCTCACGGACCTCGCGGATCTTGCCGCCGGGGAACTCCGACGGGTTCGTCACGTGGACCTCGGTGCGGTCCTCCATGACGACGTCGTAGACGACGTTCGGCGCGGTGGAGATGAGGTCGAGGTCGAACTCGCGCTCGAGCCGCTCGCGGATGATCTCCAGGTGCAGCAGGCCGAGGAACCCGACGCGGAACCCGAAGCCGAGCGCGACCGACGTCTCGGGCTCGTAGTTGAGCGCCGCGTCGTTGAGCTTGAGCTTGTCGAGCGCGTCGCGCAGCGCCGGGTAGTCCGAGCCGTCGATCGGGTACAGGCCCGAGAACACCATCGGCTTGGGGTCGGAGTAACCGCCGAGCGGCTCGGCCGCGGGCTTGCTCGCGTTGGTGACCGTGTCGCCGACCTTCGACTGGCGCACGTCCTTCACACCCGTGATGAGGTAGCCCACCTCACCCACGCCGAGGCCCTTCGTCGGGACCGGCTCGGGGCTGATGACGCCGATCTCGAGCAGCTCGTGCGTCGCCTTCGTCGACATCATCGCGATGCGCTCACGCGGGTTGAGGTTCCCGTCGACGACGCGCACGTACGTCACGACGCCGCGGTACGTGTCGTACACCGAGTCGAAGATCATCGCGCGCGCCGGGGCGGCCGCGTCACCGACGGGCGCCGGGATCGTCTCGACGATGCGGTCCAGCAGGGCCTCGACGCCCGCACCCGTCTTGCCGGACACCTTCAGCACGTCCGCCGGGTCGCCGCCGACGAGGCCCGCGATCTCCTCCGCGTACTTCTCCGGCTGGGCGGCGGGCAGGTCGATCTTGTTGAGCACCGGGATGATCGCGAGGTCGTTCTCGAGCGCGAGGTACAGGTTCGCGAGCGTCTGCGCCTCGATGCCCTGCGCCGCGTCGACGAGCAGCACCGCACCCTCGCACGCCGCGAGCGACCGCGAGACCTCGTACGTGAAGTCCACGTGCCCCGGCGTGTCGATCATGTTCAGCGCGTACGCGGTGTCGCCCACCTGCCACGGCATGCGCACGGCCTGCGACTTGATCGTGATGCCGCGCTCGCGCTCGATGTCCATGCGGTCGAGGTACTGCGCCCGCATCGCGCGCGCCTCGACGACGCCCGTGAGCTGCAGCATGCGGTCCGCCAGCGTCGACTTGCCGTGGTCGATGTGGGCGATGATGCAGAAGTTGCGCAGGAGCTCGGGCGCGGTGGCGGCAGGGCGGATGCGGCCTGCGGCTGCGGCACTCGGGATCGGGGACACGCGGCGGGTGCTCCGGTTCTCGTCGGGGGTACGGCTGGCGACCCGGGCGGACCGGGTCTCGTCGGACTGCTCGAGGCCTGGCAGAAGGTGCCCGGAACTCGGCCGGACCCGTCCTCGTGGGTGTCGGTGCCCGGCGCCACCATGGTCCCATGACCCGGGCCCCGTCCGACCACGCGACCACCGTGCCGACGACAGCGACGACGACCTCCGTCGCACCGGACGGTCTCGACCACCTCGCGCACCTCGTCGCCGCGCAGCACGCGTTCCTCGCGTCGATCGCCGAGGTCGACCCGACGACGCGCGTGCCGTGGTGCGGCCGGTGGCGCGTGCGCGACGTCGTCGTGCACCTCGGGCGCATCCACCACTGGGCCGCGGGCCAGGCGTCGAAGCGGCAGGAGACACCGCTGGGACGCGGGCCGTTCGTGCTCGACACGTTCTACGCGACCCAGGCCGCCGAGCTGCGCGAGACCCTCGTCCGCCTCGGCGACACCGAGGGCTGGACCCTGGTCGGCAACGGTCCCGCGTCCTGGTGGCGCCGCCGCCAGCTCCACGAGACGACCGTCCACCTGTGGGACCTGCGCACCGCGGGTGGGCTCCCCCTCGACGACGACGCCGCCGTGTGGTCCGACACGGTCGACGAGGTCGTCACCGTCATGCAGCCCCGCCAGCAGGCGATGGGGCGCATGCAGCCCCTGCCCGCCCCGGTGCGCCTCGTCGCGACCGACGCGGACCAGACCTGGCTGCTGGGCGGCACGGGCACACCCTCCGTCACGGTCGAGGGCACCGCGCAGGACCTCGCGCTCCTGGTGTGGGGCCGCCGGTCGCCCGACGAGGTCGCGGTGCGCGGTGACGCCGCCGCACTCGACGACGCGCTCGCCCGCCGCCTGACGCCCTGACGGCGCTCCGTCCGGTTGCGGGCTGGTGTGACCGCGGCCACAGTCGAAGGACGGTCGGCAGCGAGCGCAGCACCACGCACGGCCCGCGCTGACCTGCCACCGCACCACCAACCCACAGGAGGTCGCGTCATGTC
The sequence above is a segment of the Cellulomonas palmilytica genome. Coding sequences within it:
- a CDS encoding DUF3097 domain-containing protein, translated to MDRYGSDVLGGGRTEHHRGPRTSRPQAAERGLVVEEVTTGWVGAVVRVEKSGGQHVVVLEDRKGRTRTFPLGPGFWVDGEPVELTAPVTSTAPRAPERTASGSRAVQGAKARVARGSRIWVEGKHDAELVEKVWGDDLRVEGVVVELLEGVDHLVEALREFSPTPQRRVGVLVDHLVSGSKEARIAAEAVRVAPRGTVLVLGHPYVDVWQAVRPARLGLTAWPTIERGTEWKLGILRELGWPAADQADVAHAWKRILGSVRTYADLEPSLLGRVEELIDFVTA
- a CDS encoding DUF2189 domain-containing protein; this encodes MSDTTPRPDDGSTPVPPGPQQPTPPAPEGAYPPPPAGAYPPPGGAYPPPPGGYPPPPAPGGYGGDSSVDVVEGFKWGWKKFTENLGPILIAILVYVVGSAILIGLWYLVISGVLLGTTETTIDDDGEIHFGSGPSFVAVLLAGALISLVAVLVLSVVQAGFIQGALRISRGESLTVDTFFKFKNLPAVILASLLVAALTAVGYALCYLPGIVVAFFAQFTLYYVVDRGTGAVDALKASFQLVRDNLVPAVLIFLGAALASAVGGLVCGVGALVTVPVALLAQAYVYRRLNDEPVAA
- a CDS encoding DUF4870 domain-containing protein — protein: MSTTPPNGQGWDAAPPPPAYGAGPQPLRPDEEKTWAILAHVLPLIGLGFIAPLVIWLVFRGRGPYLENQAKESLNFQITLLIAVVVGAILTIVLIGFVILVVAGIGALVLEIIAAVAASRFEWYRYPLTIRFIK
- the hemW gene encoding radical SAM family heme chaperone HemW; this translates as MSPALPDGDAAPDDGALPASVVAGADERAFGVYLHVPFCTVRCGYCDFNTYTATELGGGASQVSYAATAVREVALGARVLRDAGVPARPVSTVFVGGGTPTVLPPEDLVAMLRAVDDAWGLADDAEVTTEANPDSVTPESLAALAAGGFTRVSFGMQSAVPHVLRTLERTHDPARIPAVVRWARDAGLDVSLDLIYGTPGESLEDWRVSLEAALATGVDHVSAYALVVEQGTKMAAQVRRGELTLPDADDQAAKYELADDLLTQAGLGWYEVSNWARSAQHACRHNLAYWRGDDWWGVGPGAHSHVGGVRWWNVKHPRAYAARLDAGLSPAAGREVVDDEAAALERLMLHVRLADGMPLDELADDERGRVAGLVADGLLDGRTLLTARRLVLTRRGRLLADLVVRTLAGFGS
- the lepA gene encoding translation elongation factor 4, with the translated sequence MSPIPSAAAAGRIRPAATAPELLRNFCIIAHIDHGKSTLADRMLQLTGVVEARAMRAQYLDRMDIERERGITIKSQAVRMPWQVGDTAYALNMIDTPGHVDFTYEVSRSLAACEGAVLLVDAAQGIEAQTLANLYLALENDLAIIPVLNKIDLPAAQPEKYAEEIAGLVGGDPADVLKVSGKTGAGVEALLDRIVETIPAPVGDAAAPARAMIFDSVYDTYRGVVTYVRVVDGNLNPRERIAMMSTKATHELLEIGVISPEPVPTKGLGVGEVGYLITGVKDVRQSKVGDTVTNASKPAAEPLGGYSDPKPMVFSGLYPIDGSDYPALRDALDKLKLNDAALNYEPETSVALGFGFRVGFLGLLHLEIIRERLEREFDLDLISTAPNVVYDVVMEDRTEVHVTNPSEFPGGKIREVREPVVKATILAPSEFVGAIMELSQSKRGDLLGMDYLSEDRVEMRYTLPLAEIVFDFFDQLKSRTRGYASLDYEPSGEQVADLVKVDILLQGEQVDAFSAIVHKDKAYSYGVMMTAKLKELIPRQQFEVPIQAAVGSRVIARETIRAIRKDVLAKCYGGDITRKRKLLEKQKEGKKRMKTIGRVDVPQEAFIAALSSDAAAPKDAKKK
- a CDS encoding maleylpyruvate isomerase family mycothiol-dependent enzyme — its product is MTRAPSDHATTVPTTATTTSVAPDGLDHLAHLVAAQHAFLASIAEVDPTTRVPWCGRWRVRDVVVHLGRIHHWAAGQASKRQETPLGRGPFVLDTFYATQAAELRETLVRLGDTEGWTLVGNGPASWWRRRQLHETTVHLWDLRTAGGLPLDDDAAVWSDTVDEVVTVMQPRQQAMGRMQPLPAPVRLVATDADQTWLLGGTGTPSVTVEGTAQDLALLVWGRRSPDEVAVRGDAAALDDALARRLTP